From a single Micromonospora carbonacea genomic region:
- a CDS encoding helix-turn-helix domain-containing protein — MATPKDLPDVGGFIRDLRRNAKISLRQLAEQAGVSNPYLSQIERGLRKPSAEVLQQLASALRVSTPAMYLRAGLLDDKEGQGVLAAIAVDPDLTMAQKQSLTQIYETFRRENSRLAEATAATEAAEAATEAAQASTEATAQAAEAGPAGTNSTAAPATTAPATRAPATTADPAAPSAPGVAPEAPGTLTPAATGPTTPEGTPTEAVLESVAVTEAGPAPAPPSSTPARKAAEKATAVETEQTAAAVEEEKS; from the coding sequence ATGGCCACTCCCAAGGACCTACCCGACGTCGGCGGGTTCATCCGTGACCTGCGGCGCAACGCGAAGATCTCGCTGCGGCAGCTCGCCGAGCAGGCGGGCGTCAGCAACCCGTACCTCAGCCAGATCGAGCGGGGCCTGCGCAAGCCCAGCGCCGAGGTGCTCCAGCAGCTCGCCAGCGCGCTGCGGGTCTCCACCCCGGCGATGTACCTGCGGGCCGGCCTGCTCGACGACAAGGAGGGGCAGGGCGTGCTCGCCGCCATCGCGGTCGATCCCGACCTGACGATGGCGCAGAAGCAGTCCCTGACCCAGATCTACGAGACGTTCCGCCGGGAGAACAGCCGGCTCGCCGAGGCGACGGCCGCCACCGAGGCCGCCGAAGCCGCCACCGAGGCCGCGCAGGCCAGCACCGAGGCCACCGCCCAGGCCGCCGAAGCCGGCCCGGCCGGCACGAACAGCACGGCGGCCCCGGCCACCACGGCCCCGGCCACCAGAGCCCCGGCCACCACGGCGGACCCGGCGGCCCCGTCCGCGCCGGGGGTCGCCCCGGAGGCCCCGGGCACGCTGACCCCGGCCGCGACCGGGCCCACCACGCCGGAGGGCACCCCGACCGAGGCGGTCCTGGAGTCGGTCGCCGTCACCGAGGCCGGCCCGGCGCCCGCCCCGCCCAGCAGCACGCCCGCGAGGAAGGCCGCCGAGAAGGCGACCGCCGTCGAGACCGAGCAGACCGCCGCCGCGGTCGAGGAGGAGAAGTCATGA
- a CDS encoding RidA family protein, with translation MSDPAALVRVSELSDVAEYAYAATVAPPARLVFAAGACPLDAAGRTVAPGDPAAQARQVMANLEVALAAAGARLADVVKTTVYVASSRQADLVAAWEVVRDAFGGHEPPSTLLGVTVLGYDDQLVEVEAVAAVRDPGS, from the coding sequence GTGAGCGATCCCGCGGCGCTGGTGCGCGTGTCCGAACTCTCCGACGTCGCCGAGTACGCGTACGCGGCGACCGTCGCCCCGCCCGCCCGACTGGTGTTCGCCGCCGGCGCGTGCCCGTTGGACGCCGCCGGGCGTACGGTCGCGCCGGGCGACCCGGCGGCGCAGGCCCGGCAGGTGATGGCGAACCTGGAGGTCGCGCTCGCCGCCGCCGGGGCGCGGCTCGCCGACGTCGTCAAGACCACGGTGTACGTGGCGTCGTCCCGGCAGGCCGACCTGGTGGCCGCGTGGGAGGTGGTCCGGGACGCGTTCGGCGGCCACGAGCCGCCGAGCACCCTGCTCGGGGTGACCGTGCTCGGCTACGACGACCAGCTCGTCGAGGTGGAGGCGGTCGCCGCCGTCCGGGACCCCGGCAGCTGA
- a CDS encoding EI24 domain-containing protein: MNVPSSITAPVTGAVGRFFSGVGLLLRGIGLYVRSPGLMLLGIVPALISGTLFVAAFATLVYFVDDLAALVTPFADDWSRTARSLVRVVAGLAFLGVGGLLGVLTFTAVTLAIGDPFYEKISERVEERYGGTPGAVEAPFWASLRRSIVDSLRLVAISVLVGIPLFAAGFIPVVGQTVVPVIGAAVGGWFLALELAGAPFYRRGMRLPDRRALLKADRPTTLGFGVAVFVCFLIPLGAVLVMPAAVAGATLLTRRAMGQSIEPPGRPVEKR, translated from the coding sequence GTGAACGTACCCAGCAGCATCACCGCGCCGGTGACCGGCGCCGTCGGCCGATTCTTCTCCGGGGTCGGGCTGCTCCTGCGCGGCATCGGCCTGTACGTCCGCAGCCCCGGCCTGATGCTGCTCGGCATCGTGCCGGCGCTGATCTCCGGAACCCTCTTCGTGGCCGCCTTCGCCACCCTCGTCTACTTCGTGGACGACCTGGCCGCGCTGGTCACCCCGTTCGCCGACGACTGGTCGCGCACCGCCCGCAGCCTCGTCCGGGTCGTCGCCGGCCTGGCCTTCCTCGGCGTCGGCGGGCTGCTCGGGGTGCTCACCTTCACCGCCGTGACCCTGGCCATCGGCGATCCGTTCTACGAGAAGATCTCCGAGCGGGTCGAGGAGCGTTACGGCGGCACGCCCGGCGCGGTGGAGGCGCCGTTCTGGGCGTCGCTGCGTCGCAGCATCGTCGACTCGCTGCGGCTGGTCGCGATCTCCGTACTCGTGGGTATTCCGCTCTTCGCGGCCGGCTTCATCCCGGTGGTCGGGCAGACCGTCGTGCCGGTGATCGGGGCGGCGGTCGGCGGCTGGTTCCTCGCGCTGGAGCTGGCGGGGGCCCCGTTCTACCGGCGCGGCATGCGGCTGCCCGACCGCCGGGCGCTGCTCAAGGCCGACCGGCCGACGACGCTGGGCTTCGGGGTGGCGGTCTTCGTGTGCTTCCTGATCCCGCTCGGCGCGGTGCTGGTCATGCCGGCGGCGGTGGCCGGCGCTACCCTGCTCACCCGCCGCGCGATGGGCCAGTCCATCGAGCCGCCGGGCCGCCCCGTCGAGAAGCGGTGA
- a CDS encoding LacI family DNA-binding transcriptional regulator yields MTTAQRPTLEAVARRAGVSRATVSRVVNGSTTVAEPIREAVRQAVAELGYVPNLAARSLVTQRTDSIALVLPEEATRVFSDDQVFPSIIRGVAQELEAADKQLVLMLAGSPAGHARVERYTTGRHVDGVVFASLHGADPLPARLAGLGIPVVCSGRFLGDVGVPYVDVDHVGGVTRAVRHLLDSGRRRIATIAGPQDMFAGVERLAGYRAAVAEAGLPERVAYGDFTRESGAAAMRQLLATHPDTDAVFAASDLMAHAAMRTLREAGRRVPADVAMIGFDDIETAAYTDPPLTTVRQPIVDLGRQATRQLLRIAAGEDVEPALVLPTELVLRASA; encoded by the coding sequence ATGACGACGGCCCAGCGGCCGACCCTGGAGGCGGTGGCCCGGCGGGCCGGTGTCTCCCGGGCGACCGTGTCGCGGGTGGTGAACGGCTCCACCACCGTCGCCGAGCCGATCCGGGAGGCGGTCCGTCAGGCCGTGGCCGAGCTGGGGTACGTGCCGAACCTCGCCGCCCGCAGCCTGGTCACCCAGCGGACCGACTCCATCGCCCTCGTGCTGCCCGAGGAGGCCACCCGGGTCTTCTCCGACGACCAGGTGTTCCCGAGCATCATCCGGGGCGTCGCACAGGAGCTGGAGGCCGCCGACAAGCAGCTCGTGCTGATGCTCGCCGGCTCGCCGGCCGGGCACGCCCGGGTGGAGCGGTACACGACCGGGCGGCACGTCGACGGGGTCGTCTTCGCCTCGCTGCACGGGGCCGACCCGCTGCCCGCCCGGCTGGCCGGGCTCGGCATCCCCGTGGTGTGCAGCGGGCGGTTCCTCGGCGACGTCGGCGTGCCGTACGTCGACGTCGACCACGTCGGCGGGGTGACCCGGGCGGTGCGGCACCTGCTCGACTCGGGGCGGCGGCGCATCGCCACCATCGCCGGTCCGCAGGACATGTTCGCCGGGGTGGAACGCCTCGCCGGCTACCGGGCGGCGGTCGCCGAGGCGGGGCTGCCCGAGCGGGTGGCGTACGGCGACTTCACCCGGGAGTCGGGGGCCGCGGCGATGCGGCAGCTCCTCGCCACCCACCCCGACACCGACGCCGTCTTCGCCGCCTCCGACCTGATGGCGCACGCCGCCATGCGGACGCTGCGCGAGGCGGGGCGGCGGGTGCCCGCCGACGTGGCGATGATCGGGTTCGACGACATCGAGACGGCCGCGTACACGGACCCGCCGCTGACCACCGTGCGGCAGCCGATCGTCGACCTGGGCCGGCAGGCGACCCGCCAGCTCCTGCGGATCGCGGCCGGCGAGGACGTCGAGCCGGCCCTCGTGCTGCCCACGGAGCTGGTCCTGCGCGCCTCGGCTTAA
- a CDS encoding DUF2516 family protein has translation MAIAAPIFAFQVQYWITMLLLVFALVIEGVALVHAITQRGEGFAAIGTLPKGGWIAILAVCLVLTLLTNNVLNIFGLIGIAAALIYLLDVRVGLRDLHDGRGSSW, from the coding sequence ATGGCCATCGCCGCGCCGATCTTCGCTTTCCAGGTCCAGTATTGGATCACCATGCTGCTGCTGGTGTTCGCCCTCGTCATCGAGGGGGTGGCGCTCGTGCACGCGATCACCCAGCGCGGCGAGGGCTTCGCCGCGATCGGCACCCTGCCCAAGGGCGGATGGATCGCCATCCTCGCGGTGTGCCTGGTGCTCACGCTGCTGACCAACAACGTGCTGAACATCTTCGGCCTGATCGGCATCGCCGCCGCCCTGATCTATCTGCTGGACGTCCGGGTCGGGCTGCGTGACCTGCACGACGGCCGGGGATCCTCCTGGTGA
- a CDS encoding SDR family oxidoreductase codes for MTTKPLTGRVALVAGATRGAGRQIAIQLGAAGATVYATGRSSRTAGRSELDRPETIEETAELVTAAGGTGIAARVDHLVPEQVRDLVARIDAEQGRLDVLVNDVWGADPLITWEKPVWEQPLDAGFRTLRLAVDTHVVTSHFALPLLIRRPGGLVVEIGDGTREYNDAHYRLSVFYDLAKTCVNRLAFTQAHELEPHGGTAVALTPGWIRSEFMLEHFGVTEANWRDGAATDPHFLISETPAFVGRAVAALAADPDRARWNGRSTSSGELARVYGFTDVDGSRPDAFRYLDEVVHGGRQADAADYR; via the coding sequence ATGACAACGAAACCCCTGACCGGGAGGGTCGCGCTCGTCGCCGGGGCGACCCGGGGCGCCGGCCGGCAGATCGCGATCCAACTCGGCGCGGCCGGGGCGACGGTGTACGCCACCGGCCGCAGCAGCCGCACCGCCGGCCGCTCCGAACTCGACCGGCCCGAGACCATCGAGGAGACCGCCGAGCTGGTCACCGCCGCCGGCGGCACCGGCATCGCCGCCCGGGTCGACCACCTCGTGCCCGAGCAGGTGCGCGACCTGGTCGCCCGCATCGACGCCGAGCAGGGCCGGCTCGACGTGCTGGTCAACGACGTCTGGGGCGCCGACCCCCTGATCACCTGGGAGAAGCCGGTCTGGGAACAGCCCCTCGACGCCGGCTTCCGGACCCTGCGGCTCGCGGTCGACACCCACGTCGTCACCAGCCACTTCGCGCTGCCGCTGCTGATCCGCCGCCCCGGCGGGCTGGTGGTGGAGATCGGCGACGGCACCCGGGAGTACAACGACGCCCACTACCGGCTGTCGGTCTTCTACGACCTGGCCAAGACCTGCGTGAACCGGCTCGCCTTCACCCAGGCGCACGAGCTGGAGCCGCACGGCGGCACCGCCGTCGCGCTCACCCCCGGCTGGATCCGCTCCGAGTTCATGCTGGAGCACTTCGGCGTCACCGAGGCCAACTGGCGCGACGGCGCGGCGACGGACCCGCACTTCCTCATCTCGGAGACCCCGGCGTTCGTCGGGCGGGCCGTCGCCGCGCTGGCCGCCGACCCCGACCGGGCCCGCTGGAACGGCAGGTCCACCTCCAGCGGCGAGCTGGCCCGGGTGTACGGCTTCACCGACGTCGACGGCAGCCGACCCGACGCCTTCCGCTACCTCGACGAGGTGGTGCACGGCGGCAGGCAGGCCGACGCCGCCGACTACCGCTGA
- a CDS encoding alpha/beta fold hydrolase, with translation MTKIEINGANLAYDDTGDGTPVLLLHAGIADRRMWREQVPALATRHRVITVDLRGYGDSELPTDPFAHHDDVVGLLDALGLPRAALVGCSFGGAVALDTALAYPDRVDALALFGTAVSGSEWSDEANDLWDDLVGETDPEDFAATAAGEVRFWVVGPVRRPEEVDPELVRFAEEMDRRALAAELALSAVDVAELDPPAIERLGELRVPVLVAAGAADVPDIGRLADRIAAEVPGAVRLPDVPDAGHLLPLERPDAVNDALLDFLR, from the coding sequence GTGACGAAGATCGAGATCAACGGCGCGAACCTCGCGTACGACGACACGGGTGACGGAACGCCCGTGCTCCTGCTGCACGCCGGCATCGCCGACCGGCGCATGTGGCGGGAACAGGTGCCCGCACTGGCCACCCGGCACCGCGTGATCACCGTCGACCTGCGCGGCTACGGCGACTCCGAGCTGCCCACCGACCCGTTCGCCCACCACGACGACGTGGTCGGCCTGCTGGACGCCCTGGGACTGCCCCGGGCCGCCCTCGTCGGGTGCTCCTTCGGCGGGGCCGTGGCACTGGACACCGCCCTCGCATACCCGGATCGGGTCGACGCACTCGCCCTGTTCGGCACGGCCGTCAGCGGCAGCGAGTGGTCCGACGAGGCAAACGACCTCTGGGACGACCTGGTGGGCGAGACGGACCCCGAGGACTTCGCGGCCACGGCGGCAGGCGAGGTGCGGTTCTGGGTGGTCGGCCCGGTCCGCCGCCCCGAGGAGGTCGACCCGGAGCTGGTCCGGTTCGCCGAGGAGATGGACCGCCGGGCGCTCGCGGCCGAGCTGGCGCTCAGCGCCGTCGACGTGGCCGAACTCGACCCGCCCGCGATCGAGCGGCTCGGCGAGCTGCGCGTACCGGTGCTGGTGGCCGCCGGGGCCGCCGACGTGCCGGACATCGGACGGCTCGCCGACCGGATCGCCGCCGAGGTGCCGGGCGCGGTGCGGCTGCCGGACGTGCCGGACGCCGGGCACCTGCTCCCCCTGGAGCGGCCGGACGCCGTCAACGACGCCCTGCTGGACTTCCTGCGGTGA
- a CDS encoding nucleotidyltransferase domain-containing protein encodes MRLLLSGIVGSVAYGLARPGSDVDRIGVFAAPTVAFHGLRPPRESVVTTDPDVTLHEAGKYARLALGGNPTATELMWLPDDCYETRTALGDRLIGIRSAFLSAPRVRDAYLGYAAQQFRKLASRGDGTFSADTRRRTAKHARHLARLVHQGRRLYATGVLEIRLADPERFRAFGERVADGELAEARDLLAEAEHDFGTTRTPLPQRPDEATVERWLLDVRAAHLPPVGAAHG; translated from the coding sequence ATGCGCCTGCTGCTCTCCGGGATCGTCGGCTCGGTGGCGTACGGGCTGGCCCGGCCCGGCTCCGACGTCGACCGGATCGGGGTGTTCGCCGCGCCGACCGTCGCCTTCCACGGCCTGCGCCCGCCCCGGGAGTCGGTGGTCACCACCGACCCGGACGTCACCCTGCACGAGGCCGGCAAGTACGCCCGGCTGGCGCTGGGCGGCAACCCGACCGCCACCGAGCTGATGTGGCTGCCCGACGACTGCTACGAGACGCGCACCGCGCTGGGCGACCGGCTGATCGGCATCCGGTCGGCGTTCCTCAGCGCGCCCCGGGTCCGCGACGCCTACCTCGGGTACGCCGCGCAGCAGTTCCGCAAGCTGGCGTCCCGGGGCGACGGGACGTTCTCGGCGGACACGCGGCGGCGGACCGCGAAGCACGCCCGGCACCTGGCCCGGCTGGTGCACCAGGGCCGGCGGCTCTACGCCACCGGCGTGCTGGAGATCCGGCTGGCCGACCCGGAGCGGTTCCGGGCGTTCGGGGAGCGGGTGGCCGACGGGGAGCTGGCGGAGGCGCGGGACCTGCTCGCCGAGGCGGAACACGACTTCGGCACGACGCGTACGCCGCTGCCGCAGCGGCCCGACGAGGCGACCGTGGAGCGCTGGCTGCTCGACGTGCGGGCCGCCCACCTGCCGCCGGTCGGGGCGGCCCACGGCTGA
- a CDS encoding GH1 family beta-glucosidase, whose product MSASSELRFPDNFVWGAATASYQIEGAARDDGRGPSIWDTFSRTPGKVFAGHTGDVACDHYHRYADDVALMAELGLKAYRFSIAWPRIQPDGTGPVEPRGLDFYDRLTDTLLDRGIDPIVTLYHWDLPQTLQDRGGWTNRETAEHFATYAGAVHGRLGDRIRTWTTLNEPWCSAYLGYGNGVHAPGVRDAGAAFTAVHHLLLGHGLAVRALRASGAEVVGITLNPAEVQPADRDSAADAAAVRLVDGLQNRIFLDPLTGAGYPADVLEHVARMVDPATFLRDGDEKLIAAPIDLLGINYYAPTYVAGRPDGAGGSAWPGTEGAVEFLPAAGSVSDMGWAIEPAGLGRLLDRLAADYPGLPLMITENGGAFPDRTTDSAGRVADADRIAYLDGHLRAVHAAIGRGVDLRGYLVWSLLDNFEWAEGYRKRFGIVHVDYLTQRRTPKASARWYQEVISRNGL is encoded by the coding sequence GTGAGCGCGAGCAGCGAGCTACGGTTTCCCGACAACTTCGTCTGGGGCGCGGCCACCGCCTCATACCAGATCGAGGGCGCGGCCCGCGACGACGGTCGCGGCCCGTCGATCTGGGACACCTTCAGCCGTACGCCGGGCAAGGTCTTCGCCGGCCACACCGGCGACGTCGCCTGCGACCACTACCACCGGTACGCCGACGACGTGGCCCTGATGGCGGAGCTGGGGCTGAAGGCGTACCGGTTCTCGATCGCGTGGCCCCGGATCCAGCCCGACGGCACCGGGCCGGTCGAGCCGCGCGGGCTGGACTTCTACGACCGGCTCACCGACACGCTGCTCGACCGGGGCATCGACCCGATCGTCACGCTCTACCACTGGGACCTGCCGCAGACCCTCCAGGACCGGGGTGGCTGGACCAACCGGGAGACCGCCGAGCACTTCGCCACCTACGCGGGGGCCGTGCACGGCCGGCTCGGCGACCGCATCCGCACCTGGACCACGCTCAACGAGCCGTGGTGCTCGGCCTACCTCGGGTACGGCAACGGGGTGCACGCCCCCGGCGTGCGCGACGCGGGCGCGGCCTTCACCGCCGTACACCATCTGCTGCTGGGGCACGGCCTGGCGGTCCGGGCGCTGCGCGCGAGCGGCGCGGAGGTCGTCGGGATCACCCTGAACCCGGCGGAGGTGCAGCCGGCCGACCGGGACAGCGCGGCGGACGCGGCGGCGGTCCGGCTGGTCGACGGGTTGCAGAACCGGATCTTCCTGGACCCGCTGACCGGCGCCGGGTACCCCGCCGACGTGCTGGAGCACGTGGCCCGGATGGTCGACCCGGCGACGTTCCTCCGCGACGGCGACGAGAAGCTGATCGCCGCGCCGATCGACCTGCTCGGCATCAACTACTACGCGCCGACCTACGTGGCCGGGCGGCCGGACGGGGCGGGCGGCAGCGCCTGGCCGGGCACCGAGGGCGCCGTGGAGTTCCTGCCGGCGGCCGGCTCCGTGAGCGACATGGGCTGGGCGATCGAGCCGGCCGGGCTGGGCCGGCTGCTGGACCGGCTGGCCGCCGACTACCCGGGCCTGCCGCTGATGATCACCGAGAACGGCGGCGCGTTCCCGGACCGCACGACCGACTCCGCCGGTCGGGTGGCCGACGCCGACCGGATCGCCTACCTCGACGGGCACCTTCGGGCCGTGCACGCGGCCATCGGCCGGGGGGTGGACCTGCGCGGCTATCTCGTATGGTCGTTGCTGGACAACTTCGAGTGGGCCGAGGGGTACCGCAAGCGGTTCGGGATCGTCCACGTCGACTACCTGACCCAGCGGCGCACGCCGAAGGCGAGCGCCCGGTGGTACCAGGAGGTGATCTCCCGGAACGGGCTGTGA
- a CDS encoding helix-turn-helix transcriptional regulator, producing the protein MRASRLISVVLLLQARGAMTAAELARELEVSERTVYRDVLALSAAGVPVYADRGRAGGYRLLGGYRTRLTGLTRDEAEALFLAGLPGPAGDMGLADAVASAELKVLAALPPALRDAPARAGQRFHLDVPGWFRDASPPPRLAELARAVWGDRVVELRYRRGDGEVVRRVEPYGLVLKSGTWYLVARVGDDTRTYRVDRVVDVAPGGETFDRDERFDLGGYWRGQAEAFLRSMQRTRVRVRLSPAGLRELRSAPEAPFAYAEATAAAGAPDGDGWVVTWLPIESVDVAYHLALRLGPEAEVLDPPELRGRVAAAAARLAALYGGPGGGREGHRRAGGGQR; encoded by the coding sequence GTGCGAGCCTCGCGGTTGATCTCGGTGGTGCTGCTGCTCCAGGCGCGGGGGGCGATGACGGCGGCCGAGCTGGCCCGTGAGCTGGAGGTCTCCGAGCGCACGGTCTACCGGGACGTGCTGGCCCTGTCGGCCGCCGGGGTGCCCGTCTACGCCGATCGGGGCCGGGCCGGCGGCTACCGGCTGCTCGGCGGCTACCGGACCCGGCTGACCGGGCTCACCCGGGACGAGGCGGAGGCGTTGTTCCTCGCCGGGCTGCCCGGGCCGGCGGGCGACATGGGGCTGGCCGACGCGGTCGCCTCGGCCGAACTGAAGGTGCTGGCCGCGCTGCCGCCCGCGCTGCGCGACGCGCCCGCCCGCGCCGGGCAGCGGTTCCACCTGGACGTGCCGGGCTGGTTCCGCGACGCGTCGCCGCCGCCCCGGCTGGCCGAGCTGGCCCGCGCCGTGTGGGGCGACCGGGTCGTCGAGCTGCGCTACCGGCGCGGCGACGGCGAGGTCGTCCGGCGGGTCGAGCCGTACGGGCTCGTGCTCAAGAGCGGGACCTGGTATCTGGTCGCCCGCGTCGGCGACGACACGCGCACGTACCGGGTCGACCGGGTGGTCGACGTGGCCCCGGGCGGGGAGACGTTCGACCGCGACGAGCGCTTCGACCTCGGCGGATACTGGCGCGGGCAGGCCGAGGCGTTCCTGCGCAGCATGCAGCGGACCCGGGTCCGCGTCCGGCTGAGCCCCGCCGGCCTGCGCGAGCTCCGCAGCGCCCCGGAGGCCCCCTTCGCGTACGCCGAGGCGACGGCCGCCGCCGGTGCGCCCGACGGGGACGGCTGGGTGGTCACCTGGCTGCCGATCGAGTCCGTCGACGTGGCGTACCACCTGGCGCTGCGGCTCGGGCCGGAGGCGGAGGTGCTGGATCCGCCGGAGCTGCGGGGGCGGGTGGCCGCTGCCGCCGCCCGGCTCGCCGCGCTGTACGGCGGGCCGGGCGGCGGACGGGAGGGTCACCGGCGGGCGGGCGGCGGTCAGCGGTAG
- a CDS encoding alpha/beta fold hydrolase, whose protein sequence is MRGFRWPPPPDGGPRTWGPGPGAPRTGRPALPEPETELVATPHGARLEQLVTGAGDPVTVFAHGLGNGIATTRPFGSGVAGRKVFFQFRGHGRSDAPPGPWSYLDLARDLRAVADLANATRAFGASLGAGALCRLLAESPERFDRLVFFLPAALDQPRTPAARERIAALIEAVESGDASAVADVVSAELPPAVRNTPAGWAYLRQRLDHLLRDGLAAGLADLPDQAPLGDRAELAAVTAPALVLACAGDDLHPVEVAEQLAAALPRATLHVYDRPGVLWSERADLRERISGFLNG, encoded by the coding sequence GTGAGAGGGTTCCGCTGGCCACCGCCGCCGGACGGCGGGCCACGGACCTGGGGCCCCGGCCCGGGCGCCCCGCGTACGGGCCGGCCGGCCCTGCCCGAGCCGGAGACCGAGCTGGTCGCCACCCCACACGGGGCACGCCTCGAACAGCTCGTCACCGGAGCCGGCGATCCCGTCACCGTGTTCGCGCACGGGCTGGGCAACGGCATCGCCACCACCCGCCCCTTCGGCAGCGGCGTCGCCGGCCGCAAGGTCTTCTTCCAGTTCCGGGGGCACGGCCGCTCCGACGCGCCCCCCGGCCCGTGGAGCTACCTCGACCTCGCCCGGGACCTGCGGGCCGTCGCCGACCTCGCCAACGCCACCCGGGCGTTCGGCGCGAGCCTCGGCGCGGGCGCGCTGTGCCGGCTGCTCGCCGAGAGCCCGGAGCGCTTCGACCGGCTGGTCTTCTTCCTTCCGGCGGCGCTCGACCAGCCCCGCACCCCGGCCGCCCGGGAGCGGATCGCCGCCCTGATCGAGGCGGTGGAGAGCGGGGACGCCTCCGCCGTCGCCGACGTCGTCTCGGCCGAGCTGCCGCCCGCCGTGCGCAACACGCCCGCCGGGTGGGCGTACCTTCGGCAGCGGCTCGACCACCTGCTGCGCGACGGCCTCGCGGCGGGCCTCGCCGACCTGCCCGACCAGGCCCCGCTGGGCGACCGGGCGGAGCTGGCCGCGGTGACCGCCCCGGCCCTGGTGCTCGCCTGCGCGGGCGACGACCTGCACCCGGTCGAGGTCGCCGAGCAGCTCGCGGCCGCCCTGCCCCGCGCCACCCTGCACGTGTACGACCGCCCGGGCGTGCTCTGGTCGGAACGCGCCGACCTGCGGGAGCGGATCTCGGGGTTCCTCAACGGCTGA
- a CDS encoding asparaginase has protein sequence MSKTYSGGVPLAEVVRSGFVEGLHRGSVVVLDAAGATVAAAGDVASPVFPRSASKPMQTVGMLRAGLPLTDPADVAIVSASHAGEEFHVARVGALLAGAGLDESDLGCPPDLPMGELAREAVLRAGGGPTRGRMNCSGKHTGMLLTCLAAGWPRAGYRQPEHPLQRALRSAVQECAGEPVAAVGVDGCGAPVLAVSLTGLARAYLRLVSAGPGSPERAVADAMRAHPELVGGTWAEDSRLMRGLPGALAKIGAEGVIAAALPGVGAVALKVDDGASRARMPVLVSALRRLGVRAPVLDEYAELPLLGGGIPVGAVRPVW, from the coding sequence GTGAGCAAGACGTACTCCGGTGGCGTGCCGCTGGCCGAGGTGGTCCGTTCCGGGTTCGTGGAGGGGCTGCACCGCGGCTCGGTGGTGGTGCTCGACGCGGCCGGCGCGACGGTCGCCGCCGCCGGGGACGTGGCGTCCCCGGTCTTCCCCCGCTCGGCCAGCAAGCCGATGCAGACGGTCGGCATGCTCCGCGCCGGGCTGCCGCTGACCGACCCGGCCGACGTGGCGATCGTGTCGGCCAGCCACGCCGGGGAGGAGTTCCACGTGGCCCGGGTCGGCGCGCTGCTGGCCGGTGCCGGGCTGGACGAGTCCGACCTGGGCTGCCCGCCCGACCTGCCGATGGGCGAGCTGGCCCGGGAGGCGGTGCTGCGCGCGGGCGGCGGGCCCACCCGGGGCCGGATGAACTGCTCCGGCAAGCACACCGGCATGCTGCTCACCTGCCTGGCCGCCGGCTGGCCCCGGGCGGGCTACCGGCAGCCGGAGCACCCGTTGCAGCGCGCGCTGCGCTCGGCCGTCCAGGAGTGCGCCGGGGAGCCGGTGGCGGCGGTCGGGGTGGACGGCTGCGGCGCGCCGGTGCTGGCCGTGTCGCTGACCGGGCTGGCCCGCGCGTACCTGCGGCTGGTCTCGGCCGGGCCGGGCTCGCCCGAGCGGGCCGTCGCGGACGCCATGCGGGCGCACCCGGAGCTGGTCGGCGGTACCTGGGCCGAGGACAGCCGGCTGATGCGCGGCCTGCCCGGCGCGCTCGCGAAGATCGGCGCGGAGGGGGTGATCGCCGCCGCGCTCCCGGGGGTCGGCGCGGTCGCCCTGAAGGTCGACGACGGGGCTTCGCGGGCCCGGATGCCGGTCCTGGTCTCCGCGCTGCGCCGGCTGGGCGTCCGGGCGCCCGTCCTCGACGAGTACGCCGAGCTGCCGCTGCTCGGCGGCGGGATCCCGGTCGGGGCGGTCCGCCCGGTCTGGTGA